In the genome of Pelmatolapia mariae isolate MD_Pm_ZW linkage group LG4, Pm_UMD_F_2, whole genome shotgun sequence, the window ggagaggaagaggaggtggagTCGCCAGTAGGAGACACTGCTCCTCgagcagagggagaggaggatgatgacgaagaggaagaagaagaggacgaggaggaggaggatgaggaagtTGTAGAGAGCGGAGTGAAGGAGGAGGGACAAGACGAGCCGGCCGTAAAACCCAATCGGTTGTCCTGTAAAGTGGAAGAGGAGGCGGGAGGAAGGCAGGCAGCCACGTTaaacgaggaggaggaggtgcagGCGGAGGTGAAGGGGCCTCAGTGGCGAGCTCCAGAGGATGCTCGCTCTATAGTTTCAGGTTACTCCACCCTCTCTACTTTAGGGCGGAGCTTGGGATCTGAGGGGAGGGGGGACGATGCTGATGATGAACACAGCGAGCTGGTGAGCGAGACAGATAATGAGAGCGGCTTCGCCTCGCGCTCTCTTACACAGGAGAGACCCGATAAACACCCGACGCCACCTGTGAACACGCAGCTGCCGGCGCCGCCGCGAAGCTTTCTCTACACACACTACAGAAGCCCCGCTCTGTCAACCAGTAACATTCTCACCCCACCCACTTCCCTCACACAGACACCAGACTCCGCGGAGAGGAGCGACGGAGGggcccgctccaccacaccttcttcctcctccttctcgtCCTCCTCCACCACTCACAGATTGCACTCGCGGCCTTCCTTTAACTCCCACAAGCTGATCCAGTGCGACACTCTGGCCAGGAGGAAGCTGAAGTCTGAGAAAAACAAGGCTCGCTCCCTGGACCTGATGGAGTCTCCCGAGGGCACGGCTCCATCCGAGGGCTCCGGCTCAGGAACGGAAGGTGCACCCACAGCAAAGAGGGATACCTCCAGAACCAACACTTCCTCAGGCAGCAGCCAGGAGAGTCTGCGCCCAGCCCGACCCAAGCCTGCCGTGCTGCCCAGCGAGGCCGCTTCCTTCACTCCGACCGGCCCGGGCGGGAAGTCGCTGGCCGATCAGGTCCGCGCCCGACTGCTAGGCTCAGCTGACAACCTGCACCGCGTCGGACTGCGGAAACCACCGTCACCCGATACGCGCAGGAAGAAGCGGGCTTGGCGCAGACACACTGTGGTGGCTTCCCCGACTGAGATGTCCGATAAGAGACCCCCGCTGATTGTCAGTGAGTTCCCCTTGTCTCCTATCAATCAAAACCAGGTCAAAACACAAGGGCTGCCTCGGGATGCAGAAGGGCTTGACCAAGGACCCACTACACGTCAAGCACCCACCTCCAATTTCCACCAGTACCTTTGAACCCTGACCCCAACCACCGCTCCAAGAAAAGAGGCCAAAGCTGCTGATTCTCAGTTTGTGCGTAGGGATGGGGGAGTGGATGTCCAGCTGAGCTGCTGACGGCCTGCAGGTCAGTAAACTGGCAGCAGTGCAAACGGGGATGTGGTTGGTGGACAGGTGAAAAACGGCCcaccttttttgttgttgttgttgtttttttacttttcattgAGCTCCGTTTGCATGGCAGGGTGCGTTCCAGTGTTGCCaaagctttcattttctttttcctttaagTGTGCTCTTATAGAAATGATaggacagagacacaaacagacgTCATCACGGTCGACGTAAGAGCCAAGAATTCTGATTCGAGTAACAACTGAGCATCCCTCTTGTCTTCTCTTCCTTCCTGTCTGGATCAGAGATGACgtaaattaaaagtttaatcGACCAGACGAGGATGCTGAAATGCAGCTTCCCCCCCTGGTTTTTGAGAGAATAGTGCTTCtacagttattaaaaaaaataaaaaatcaaataaaaccatttcaggAGGGCAAACAACTGATTCTTCATATCAGTCTTCCTAACGTTTCCCCTCTGACCATTCACACTGTAAAACTCCACCAAACTTCAgctcaaaaacacatgaaatgcaGTTGTCTCCCTCTACTTGTTaataatgtttgtgtgtttgcgcaAAAATATTCGTGACCATGTCTAAACGTGCAGGTGTTTGTGTTAAACGATTTTTGTAACATTTGTACAAAGCCTTGTTAAGTTAACcctgtaaatataaatattatgttatcatatttgtttgtacttttttttttagttcttttttttaaggtttacaAAAGTGCAAATAAGTGCACAgtcgtttttttgtttggttttgttttcaaGATGTTACTTGAAATGTTTCCCTTAatatattatttgtttttgttttatattcaatatatatatatatatatattaaatatatatattttgtattaaaGTAAAATTTATTGCAATTTCACCTCTTGGGTGTACCTGTTTAAAGGAGACGAGATAAACACGACTAAACGTATTCCTTATTTCCTCATAGATGGCCTTTCTGATTCACAGCACTGTGCAGGAAACCTTTATCTCACAAGATAAGTCTTATAATAAAGATTATCTCGTGGCTAGTTACACAAAATGTACACAACACTCTCTAGTAACAACATGTAGCAAGTTCTGAATTTTAATCAGGTAATTATTATTTGATATCGGACAGTTTGCAGACAGCTGATCATGCCGCCAGGGCTTCAAGTCTGGGATTACTGAGCATTGCCTCAACAGATCAGCTCATATTCACTGAACACAGGAGCTCAAAAGAAGATGCCTGACAGTGTTTAACAGACTGgtgtaggattttttttttttttttttttggtgttttcagCACACAAGGTCAGGTTCTAATAAATCTTCCCTGAGTGGGGAAATGGTACGTTGgaggaaatgaaaaaagaagaacaagagtCTGTTGTTTCTGTCTCGTCTTGACCGCAGAACCAATTTGCAGTAGCGAAAAAAACACGACCCGAGCGAGAGGTGCAAATTCAGAAGTCACAAAAGGCTTGCTTGTTTCCTTGCGACCAAATAATAACCCagtgaaagagaagaagaatgataataataaataggTTCTAGTCTCGTCTTACCTCAAGGTTTTTTCTACAAGTGCCTGATTTCTggaatgtgtttttgttctgcAGTGCCATGCTCGGTTCTTATCTTTCCATTTCCTTTTGTTATTTCTGGGTCTCCTCCCCTCCTCTGCTGTGGTTGACGGTATAATTGAGGCACTGACCCAAAGATGTGTACATTAAAGACAAGCAGTCTAACAGAGAGGctgtacaaaacaaaataaaagaaagaaagaaaagtaaagcaCACTTCAAGCCAAGGACACTTCTATGCACTCCCTTTGCCTTTAACAGAGGAGGGGAAAAGCATAGTATTCTCTCAgctgcttcttttgttttttttgtttttttttaacaaactgaGGTCACCTCTCTATGCCTAATAATCCACAGTGTGTGAATAAGGTACACCTAACACACCCCACCCTACAACTGCATTAGGTCATGCCAGACAGCATCCAGTTTcctaaagatgaacaaaaaccTCATCAAAGGGAAACGTCGACAGTCTGAAATGTGATTTTACCTTTTGTGTCGTTGTTGTATTTTAAAagcgtttctttttttgtacataCTATCTTAATATGTAACATATTGTATTGTGTACATTTGGAATTGCTTTCGAGTATGACTAATATGAAAATGACTGgactacaagaaaaaaaacaaataaaaaaacatggtTGTCCGCCTGAAATCATTTCCCTCGTGGCTGTGTGCTTAAAAGCAGGTTATATGATGTAAATAAACAGaactatgtttaaaaaaaaaatgtgtttgcgtTTGTGACTTTTGTGTGTGcgcaaaacacattttttacagTGGAGATGTGCCTCACATTTTGCAGCGCGGGCATCTTAAAATAGGAGCTGACTGGCTCCCCCTAGAGGCTTGAAGAGGAATAAGACAAAGGGAAACGGAATCTGGAGTGTTGAGGgtctttattttagtttatgggaatgtttaaatatttatggATTCTGTGAGTAGTAGCTGTAATAATGGGATTCTATTAAAACGGATGACCCCACCAAAGTAAAGACACACTTTTCATCACATTCTTGGGCTTTGCAAATGAGCAGCACTTCTCACATGATCAGTAACCAACCTTGTCTGCATGGCTGTCCACAGGCTCTTCAGGAACAAGTCTCACCACTCGCCAGACATTTTGGAACCCCCTTTGGGCATTTATTTGGAAGCTATTTCTAAATTAACTTAATAAAAATTTAAGTTACACCTCTGCCACCATCTACCCTGCTACATAATTATCCCATCAATTGCAAAATAGAAATCTCTGGGTGCCATGTCTCTTTGTATCAGGCCTGCCTAAACTTGTGAAGTTACTAATTTTGACTGGGGGCGGGGTGTAACTATACATTATGTGATTGGTAGCTATAATGATGAAGAAATTCATTATCAAGTCAGAATAAAGACACAATTTTCTCCAGATCCTTGACTTTGCAAGAATAATAACCACAGTGTATCTGTATTACAAACTAGAAAATTCAgtataataaacaataaaatcccACTTGCATGTCTTCCTGTATACCTCAGAGTGGACTAAGCTTTCATAAAGAGCATCTCATCCATATCCCATCCCCCCCTTCTCATGTGGTCTTCCATTCAGAGGCCACTGATGCCTTGTGTCTGGCCCATATCGGAATCCTCGCAAGAAATCTGACCAAAGCCACTGACAGCAGCTCCTAGCTGCAGCTTCCTGTGTTTGAGGACAGGCTGAACAACACATGACAGTCTGATTCAGaaacaatttttattttattttattggaaCTAAAAGGTTAACACACAACTGTTAAAATGTTCACgctgaagtcttttttttctttttttttgcaaaaaagtATCTGAAAGGATGGCCCAATTAGCTGCAAGTTCTTCTTGTTCAGTTTCtggaggggggagaaaaaaaaataatccgaCATACAATATTTActcttaaaattaaaaacagaacagtttATGTCAATGGATACCTACAAAGTTGAGCAGAGGAACAAACGGAAATATCTTTTCAAATAcctctttataaaaaaaaaaaaaaaaagagagagagaggaagaaatcAAATTTGAAATATTTACAATTCTCCTTGAAAACAATAACCGAATGGGACATTAACAGCTCAAATAGAAAACGTCAaatatttacttattttgtCCAGGTGACAAACTGCTTACAGAAAAACTTATGataaattcttttaaaaatgcagtaGTCCCATGTTTTACCTTATCCAAAGGATTTTAATTTGTAGCGACCTGGCCCCTGTCCTTGCTGGGCTGGCTATTCAGGAGCAGCTCCATGTTTTGGGCTTTCAGTCTCTCCAGTTCCTTCTCCATCTCTTTGACCCGGACCGAGCAGTTCTGATCCCCGGGCTCCACGGCGCGTCTCAGCCGGTTGTTCTCCTCCTCCAACCGGGACATGCACTTCTCCAGCTCCAGGTACTCCTTGACCAGCTCCTGCTTGGTCATATTCTGCAGGCTCTCGACGTGATACATCTCGTAGGTCTCGGAAAAGTCTCTTTGGAGGAACTCTCCACCCGCGTTCCCGGGCCTCCCGATGCCATCGCTGCCCCCGCCGCTACCTTCATCGTAGTCCTGGTCCTCGTTTTCCAAGACCTCATCCTCGCTGCCAGTGTCCTCCATGCGAACCCCGACCCCAGAAGGCCGCCTGACCCCCATCTGGGTGTTGAGGTCGGGTTCCTCTCGGTCGTGCTCGTCCATCAGGAACTGAGTTGTGTTGTAAGGGGCAACCGGGAGCCCTTTGGCGAACATTTCCTCTCTTATGCGCGAAGCTCTGGCAGTCTCCTTCTCTTCTAGGGCTTTCTTTTCCTCCCAGGAAAGTTTGTTATACGGCTTCCAGTGGCGCTTCTTCTTGGAGGTCCTGCGCCTGTGCCTTTTCTTGCCTAGACGCGCATCTAAGCCCGTATCAGAGTCGATGTGCAAACTATCCACTTGTACCTGCAGCCGTCTGTCTTGGCCGTTTTTTCCCTGTGTGGTGTGGTGGTCTCCTGTCGCTCCTTGGATGCTGCGTTTCTGATGAGGCTGAGTTGAAATCGGGCACTTCTGGACCTCGTTTCCGGCTGCTAACCCAGGGCACACCTCCCTCTGCCCGCCTTTCATTTGCCGTAACTTGTCTGTGCTGATATCCTCGCAGTTCTCCGCCCGCTGCTCCTGCTTATGCTCGCTCTGTCGCCCCCTGTCGCCGTTTTGTGGTCCATCATGGTTTCTAGCTGGGAGATGCTCCAACGCGTCTCTACTGCTCCCACCTGAAGGGCTGGCTGAAGTTTTCAGGTGATGGGTCGTCTCCTCTGGCTCAGTCATCCTGGTGTTCCGCTCCTATGGCTCCACTTTAGCACATTTTTAGATGATATTCATGCTCCCGTGACTGAGCTTAAAAGTTCGTTAAAAAGACGttaatttgaacaaaaatattCTACAATCTCGCGTAATCACTAAAGAAACTTTTGAGGTTGTTTGCGTTTGTAAACAAACGCGCGCAAAGTAAAAGTAAACTTCCGAACAGTAAACACTTGTTACTCCTCCAAGGGTTTGTCAGAGCAACTGTCGCTAACTACCATTAACTGTTTCGATGCTGTCAGGGTTATCGTTCACCCGGAGACTGCGTTCCGCCGTCACAACAGTGTCCAGTGTGCTGCTCAAGAAGAGGGAGCTCGTGTTTATATACCAGCTCCGCCTCTACCCGTGCGCATGCTACTGCTTTCAACTCCTGATGGATTGTGGGGTATGACGTTTTCGTTTCAGCGAAGCCTTGGCGGAGACCTTCGCACCAAACTACAAAGCCCACAAGTCTAGCATAACTGGCGAGCTTCTTGACCAATCAATTAAGAGGATCTCGAGTCCGCTAAAGCCTACCCTACTCTTTGTTGATTGGACCAGAGAATAATTTTGCTGTTGCTAAGCTCAAGGTATTTTCTGATTGGGCAGATCAATAGTCAATCACAGGCCCGTAATCCACGCAAAGAAAGCAGTCCCGGGCATTTTACGGACGCTACTATTTACAAATGAAGGGGTTATGTTTGCAATTGAAGAACTAAAAGTTAATCTGTTTACATTTGAAATAAGTGATTTGCAAGCTGGAACAAATATGCGTGGTTTAAACACACAATAATaggctttgtttttatttactcatCCGGCCAGCATAGGACAAAATTACCCATACAATTAAACCCCCCTATATTTTAAGCTACGACAAGAAACTGTCTTGCGGAATCTAGTCCGTCTTCGACGTTCATTTGAGAAACTAAGTAAATACAGCTTattcaaaacatattttttgtaCATGTCAGCTGCCATAAAAATGCGTCGCTCAGGCGCCATTTGAGAGATTGACTGTTTCCGTGTCAAAAGTGTCTTCTGTGCGGAGTGATATGTTGTGGGGCAGAGGGCCAGGGGAACTCTGGAATCAGCGTAAACAAACGACATTTATTGTGAAGCTGCCGTGGAGAGCGCTGTTCCGAACCCCTCGTTGTTAAAGGGTGGGTCAGGCGATCTCACACTTGCTCAGTAATCCTATTAGCAGTTGACGAAGTGGTGTAGATCAGCGTTTGAGTTTTTCCGCGCAGCCAACGTTCTGATACGCAGTGTTAGTTTTTACACTGTTGTCTCGTGTTAACGGCTAAGGAAACGCTAGCTAGCTAACGTTAGCCAACGGGCGCTACGTGTCGTGGCTCCCAAACTAAACACTACACGACTCCACATACATACGAAGCCATAcgtacaacaacaaaaataaacttaatGTTTAACTCATTGGTCACAGAAAAACGCTCCTAGTCGGTGTGAGTATGACGAAAAACGCCATACTGCACCTAAAGCTAGGTAAGCTAACGTAAGTTAGCGTACGCTACCGTGTAGCGAGAATATAAAAAGTATCAAACCATGAGTGCTAGaccgtttttaaataaaattgtttgGCTTGTGTCAGTTTGTCGATTCAACTGCAGCAAAGTAAAGCAACTACAATGCGCTGTGCTACTGGTAATGATAGCCATCTGCTAACTAGGCCAACGTGTTCATTTGGGGCCCGCGTAATTCCTGGGCTGTTTTATTCCGATGTGATTTTCTCGTTTCACTAAAGCGATTAGTGTACACATTTCAAGTACTGCCACAGTTATTCGAAATGTACAAGTCAGAGTACCGaaaacatacacaaacagactgaaaacatTCGTTTTTCGAAACAGTCCTTCACATGAGACGTTTGAGCAACTGTCTTGCTTTCAGGAAGTAGACCGCGCCTGATCTTTCCAGTTTCCCTTTAGTTAACTGGTGTTAGCAAGCTCTAGATGGGTGTAACTCGCCAAACCAATAATCTGCTACACTATTCACAACTTTTCTGTATTATCGGCTTGTGTGAAATaaacaaatggaaataaaataCTGTGGGGAAAAAGGTTGAAACCTTTATGTGGAATATGTTAATGTggttaatttgttttgtttgttttctgatgCACATTATTTACATGTGCATACAACATGCACACATATTTGTTGTCACACTGGTTAAAGAGTTAGTCATTATTCTGTGTTAATCCTTAACTGTGCATGCTTCACTGTGTCATCCACAAATTGTGTCCAGTTTTCACAAAGCAGTTTGCTTCCATTAATGGAAGAAGTGGGTTATTCAGTCTGTGGCCTTATGGTGGGTGACTGGTCTCTCCTAACACTGCCAGTGAAGACTGGCTACAAACAACACAGGCCCACTGTTTCTACTAATAGAAGCAGGCAGAGTTTCAGCTTTGGCAAATAAGCAAGGCAAACTGGGAAATCCTTTGAGAGGGGAGGTGATCTGTTCTAGTTAATATGAAACCTAATGACCATGGAGATTGAGAAACAGTACCAGGGCTTCCCATATTCTCAAATCAAGGAGCGGTGCGCAGCTACAGCACCAGAGCTGCTCCTGCATAGATCACAGCTTGTGAGGATTAGCAGGCATGACTTAATCTCTCACCCTGTCCAACATAGTAGTTGCTGCAATTGAGCGGAGATGAAAGATATATGTAATATACTATTATACGCTGGTGCACGGGCCTGAAGAGGAGGTGCAGGAGGAGTTTGTGCAGACAGCAGGTCCAGATGGGTGTTTTAGTAAGGGAAACATTCAATCCACCAGCTTCATTAAATGACCAGGTTAAAGAAACATCACCTTAGGCTCCATCCACCCAGCCTACCAAACCTGtacgtgtgtgtttgctttgcacATGGCTGTGACTCAGCTCTGTCACTCTCTGTTATAACTCCATTACTAAGACTTAATTAAGTTTGCAGGCAGTGCTCTGGTACTGTGAGCACCATCTAAtaaccaaaaaattaaaaaagactgCAGTGCAGGTTTTCACTTTCATAACCAACCCTTTAAATCTGTGCAGACAGCATGAACATACTGGCCACAGATGATGAATGTGGCATTACGGAActgattgttgttgttgagaGCTAAGCAGTTACTTTTAATAACCAACAGGGGACGCCAGCTCCTCAGTCACTGACATTTGAATGGGGAACAGTTTTACTAAAGTggaagcactttttttctgctcttgatCTCCATTTAGAGGAAGGTGTTTACATATTTGAAAGTTTGCCTGAACAATCAGGGTCATATGTTTGCTTTACCTCCCCTGAAAGAAAAGATTtcagctgtttaaatgtttgctgAGCCTAGACAAAGGGCAACCTGCTCTTTGCCTGTGGACGTTAATCACGCCACTATATTCATGTAAGTATGcaagctttttaaaatttatatatGAAAAGGTAGGTGTAACagcacagtttttctttttggaatACAGCATGGCACCGGCGCAAAATAAACtcgaaaataaacattttttttttgaagaacaGATTTAACCAAAAAGGCTTTGATACGCAACTGTTGAGACTCTGTGCTCACATAGTGCGCTTTAAACCATTTTAACAAGTGTGTATACAAATTAATGTATGGAGGGGGACTTGACCATACCTGATCCACGATCAAGGTTCCTCTGCGTTTTCGTTGgggcaggaagaggaggaggaggagtaagGTGTTGGCTCCAGAAGCGTGCGACTCGTTTGGAGTCCTGCGCACAAACATGAGTAGCAAATCTGGGGAGGGGACTCCTGCGGTcggttgtctctctctctctctcgctcgctctcttTCTGCGGGCTGGGGGTCTGTCTGGGGCAGTTTAAGGACACCTGCGCCCTCAGCTTCCTCAAACCCGTAAAGTTACAAGCTTAAGTTTATTTCGCTGGAGTTTATGTAGCGATCATGTTAGGCGTAGGCACCGGCAAGACCAGTCCCAGGGAGCACAGGAGGAAAGTGAATGAGAAGACGACGGACCTCATCAGGAGGCTCGGTAAGGACACCTCCAAATCTGACCTGCTCCTAGGAGTTCACCGTCAGCTCCAGgctgaagtgttttttttttccgctCATTGTTGGTACAAACTTAACTGAGGCTTCAGTGATTTTTAGTCACCTTGTTTGTTATGTTGTTTACACTGCCTTTTTCTAAGACAGCAATTATAATCGGTAGCTATTTATGCCTTCATAATTCATAACATAGGTTCTCTTAGAAGGCTGTGTAATTCGAGAACTCTTTGCATCATTCTGAAAAGATGATTCATTTCACCTACTTTCCTTGATAATTGCTCACTTCTTAGTTACAGATTGTTTGGTTTAATTTGTAGTCTCCTTaatttgtttcattcatttactTCCCCCAGTttacaaaaaatacattaacAAAACACGCATAACaggcttgctttttttttttaatgatgatgTTCTTAGAAAATGACTATGACCGAGGTTACAGATAATGGCATCAAACAGAAACGAAATTCTGAGTATTTGTGGGTGTAGTTACAACGGTCATGTGTTTATGAAGAGCAGAGTTGCTCACTGGACTACTGCTCTGATTCAGGCTCCTCGCCATTCCCATCCCAGCCTTCTCCCCTCACAGTTCAGTCCTGATATGTCACTGCCCCTTCCCAAACTCGCCCCAAAATAGACACTTGCTGAGCAGCCATAGCGCACCTGTCAGAATCTCTGAGAAGACGTTGGATTTCTGGAAGGCTGAACCAGTGTTAACGACGTATATATGCAGGCATACAAAATTAGCTCACAGACAGAAATGTTGGATGAAatctttgctttttattttatttatttcttttttctttttttcagttttatatgTATAAAGGGAACGCATTATGTTTTTCCCCCCAACCCCATATTTTTAATTCCTGGA includes:
- the hexim1 gene encoding protein HEXIM1, with the translated sequence MTEPEETTHHLKTSASPSGGSSRDALEHLPARNHDGPQNGDRGRQSEHKQEQRAENCEDISTDKLRQMKGGQREVCPGLAAGNEVQKCPISTQPHQKRSIQGATGDHHTTQGKNGQDRRLQVQVDSLHIDSDTGLDARLGKKRHRRRTSKKKRHWKPYNKLSWEEKKALEEKETARASRIREEMFAKGLPVAPYNTTQFLMDEHDREEPDLNTQMGVRRPSGVGVRMEDTGSEDEVLENEDQDYDEGSGGGSDGIGRPGNAGGEFLQRDFSETYEMYHVESLQNMTKQELVKEYLELEKCMSRLEEENNRLRRAVEPGDQNCSVRVKEMEKELERLKAQNMELLLNSQPSKDRGQVATN